A region from the Triticum urartu cultivar G1812 chromosome 1, Tu2.1, whole genome shotgun sequence genome encodes:
- the LOC125529790 gene encoding putative ripening-related protein 6, with protein sequence MAILVILLQVSTCAVARHHAKPDPCASEDDSVPGMLHKHKHKKPHCPSPGGTGGGGGGGGTPGVMTVNGFEKGQEGGPPSECDGKFHSNKEMIVALSTRWYAGGRRCGKMINITSKKNGRTVQAKVVDECDSNHGCKTNIVDTSEAVWKALGLDSNIGEVPVTWSDA encoded by the coding sequence ATGGCCATCCTTGTAATCCTGCTGCAGGTGTCGACGTGCGCCGTGGCCCGGCACCACGCCAAGCCGGACCCGTGCGCCAGCGAGGACGACTCCGTGCCGGGCATGCTGCACAAGCACAAGCACAAGAAGCCCCACTGCCCCTCGCCGGGCGGCaccggtggtggcggcggcggcggcggcacccCAGGCGTGATGACGGTGAACGGCTTCGAGAAGGGCCAGGAGGGCGGCCCGCCGTCGGAGTGCGACGGCAAGTTTCACAGCAACAAGGAAATGATCGTGGCGCTGTCGACGAGGTGGTACGCGGGCGGACGCCGGTGTGGCAAGATGATCAACATCACCAGCAAGAAGAACGGGCGCACCGTGCAGGCCAAGGTGGTGGACGAGTGCGACTCCAACCACGGCTGCAAGACCAACATCGTGGACACCTCCGAGGCCGTGTGGAAGGCGCTCGGGCTCGACAGCAACATCGGCGAGGTGCCCGTCACATGGTCCGACGCCTGA